CTCGGCCACGTGGGGAACGAGCCAGACCTGGCTCACGCAACCCTTGACCTTGTACGCATCGGTCTTGTAGGTATCGTCAAGAGGCGGAAGCTTCCTTCCCAGGTCGATGATCTCCTGGTACCGCTCTTCCCAGTCATCCAGGTATTCGAAGTCTTCCAGCACTTCTTCTATGGTCGTGTCCATCGTCACGATCGTGCGTCCTCCACTTCAATTCGTCCCGATCAGCAGCATGGCCGATACGCCGGCGGCCGCACCCGATACGAAGAGGTTCCACTGGCGGTGCGGCGTTCCCAGGATCCGCAGGATCACGAAGGCCACGGCCGCGAAGATCGCCACGATCATCAACTGGCCCAGTTCCAGCCCGATATTGAAGGACAGGAGCGGCACGACGATCGATTCTTCCATGCCGAGCAGCGCCCTCAGGTAGTTCGAGAAACCCAGGCCGTGGATCAGGCCGAAGAAGAGGGCCAGTCCGTAGCTCGTCTTCCGGCCGATTTTCCCCTCGAACGGCCGGTACACGTTCATCAGGCACGTCGCCAGGATCGTCACCGGGATGAGCGTCTCGACCAGGTCCGTCGGGACCAGGATGAGGCGCAGCGTAGCCAGCGCAAGGGTGACCGAGTGCCCGACCGTGAAGGCCGTGACCAGCAGGAGGACCGAACGCCACCGGTTCAGCGGATAGGCGGCGCAGAGCGCGATGATGAAGACGATGTGGTCGTAGGCGTTCAGGTCCGAAATATGGTCGAAACCGAGTTGCAGATATACCTGGAATTCGGACATCGTCATGCCCCGAAACGAACCGTCCCCGTGACGGTTTTCTTGCTCAGGTTGACGTATTTCTTCTCGCCGCCTATTTCGAACCGCATCACGTTGGCCTGCGTATCGAACATTTCGATCAGGATCCTGTTCTCGACCTCAATCGTCTCCACGCGGTCCACACCCGTAATCTGCACCAGGCAGGCCGTGGCGTCAAGTGCGTCCTCCATGCCGGCGTAGGTCAATTGCCGGTCTACGCCGTTGACTCGAAAGGCCAGCCGGGAGGCCAGATACTCGGCCACGTGCCGGTCTCGGTCGGCGTGGGCCTGGTCGGTCCAGAGCCTGAGCCGGGGGCCGCCCTTCGCCACGATGGCCTCTTCCAGGTCGTCCGTGAAGATCCGCACGGATATGTCGAGGCGCGCATCGTCCGCGTTCCACTTGACCCGCGCAATGCTCACGTAGAACACGTGGGCCGGAGCCGCGGCCGGACTTGGTCCCGCGGTGGAACTCGAGACAGCGGCCGGAACCGGGACCCGTTCCGGGATCCGTTCGGCCGGAACCGGTACGGCCGCGGCAAGGAACAACAGGCAGAGCAGGACCCCGAGCGTCTTCATCGCCACCATCCTACTGGGCCATATCGTCCCTCAGGCCGTACTTGTCGATCAGGTAGATCAACGTGGCGATGGACGCGCCGCCCAGTTCCAGCTCCCGGCGGTTCACGGCTTCGAAGACGTCGGTGGGCGCGTGATGGTAGTCGAACGCCCTTTGCGAGTCGGGGTTGAACCCGATCGTCGGAGTACCCGTCTCCCTGCGGAGCGGACCGATATCGGCGCCGCCGCCGCCCTTGTTGATGTAGGAGATGGTGCTCTGGGGAAACAGGGGCAACCACGACCGGAAGCGTTCGATGACGTCATCGTCCGCGGACACGCCGAATCCCCGCGGGCTGAAGCCGCCGGCGTCGCTTTCGAGGGCGATCACGTGGTTCTCGCCTGTTTCCTTCGCCACCTCGGCGTACTTGAGTCCGCCGCGAAGGCCGTTTTCCTCGTTCATGAACAGGACGGCGCGGATGGTGTGGCGGGGCTGGATGCCGAGTTTCTGAAAGGTCCGCAGCACGCCGATGGAGTGGACCACGCCCGCGCCGTCGTCGTGGGCGCCTTCAGACACGTCCCACGAGTCGAGATGACCACCCACCAGGATGATCTCGTCCGGCCGTTCGCTGCCCCGGATCTCGCCGATCACGTTGTGCGAAAGGGCGTCGGGGTGCCACTTGCTGGCCAGGCGCATGTAAAGCATGGCTTCGGGCTGTTCCTCGAGGGCGCGTTCCAGGCGGTCGGCGGACTGGTAGCCCAGGGCCGCCGCGGGGATGCGCTCCACGTCTTCGAGATAGCGCAGCCCGCCGGTGTGAGGCGCGTCGCCAAAGTCCGAACCGGCCGACCGGATCACCACGCCCACGGCGCCGAACCTGGCCGCCTGGGACGGACCGGCGGTTCGCTGGTCTACCGCGCCACCGTAACCGGGACCCGTGGCGATCACCGTCTGGTCGAAGCGCCGGTTATAGAAGACGATCTTCCCTTCAACGGCCTCGCGGCCGAGTTCTTCCACTTCTTCCAGGGAGTGGACCACCACGACGGGCGCCGTGAGCCCCACCGGAGCGGTCGGCACCGATCCCCCGATGGCCAGGGCGGTCAGCTCGATCATGCCTTCGTTGACGTTTACGATCCGCACCTGTTCCGGTTCGCCCCGTTCCCAGTGGGGCACCATGACTTCCTGCAGGTAGACCCGGTCGAAGCCGTAGCCCTCCATTACCTCTTTCGCCCATGCCACTGCGCGTTCGGCGCCTTCCGAACCACTGAGGCGCGGTCCGATGTTCTTGCTCAGGTCTTCCAGGAGGTAGTACATCTCTCCCGTAGTCAGCCGTTCATTGAAGATCGCGGTGACCGTTTCTTCGTCAGCGGTCTGCCCGTGGGCCTCGCGGGGGAAGGCCGTCGAAAGGGCCAGTGAGAGCGTCAGCGAAACGGCCAGCGAGAAGGACAGGGTGAGCATTGGGACGCGGGTCCTGAAGTTGCGCGGGCCGGCGCGGTGCGGGCTGACGCGATGCGGACTGAAGCAGCGCGGACTGACGCGGCGCACGAGACCCGGCAGTGATCTGGTAAAAGCGGACAGCATGAAGACCTCCGTGTTGATCTGGAAAGGGACCGCCCCCACGTATGGCCGGGCGGCCGTGCTTGATTCGTATTGCTCGATTCGAAGCGTTCAGTGCATCGGACGATGGTCCGGCATGAAACCGGGCCGGAGCACGGCCCGTCTACGACTACCGCGTCAGTTCCCAGCCCAGGTGGGCGATCTCCGGCGCGATCAGTTTCTCCCAGGCCAGTTCCACCGCGGCCGGGGAGCCGGGGGTGGAGATCACCACGGTGTTGCGGTACACGCCCGCCGTGGCGCGGGACAACATGGATGCGGCACCGACCTGTTCGTAGCTGAGCATGCGGAAAAGCTCGCCGAAACCGGTCAGCGGCTTTTCCAGTCTGCGGTTCAGCACGTCGAAGGTCCGGTCTCTCTTCGAGATGCCGGTCCCCCCGTTGAATATGACGATCTGGACGTCATCGCCGGTACTCGCCTCCAGGGCGGATTCGACCTGGTCCGGTTCATCCTGGATCAGGTGATAGCCGGCGACCCGGTGGCCCGCTTCCTCGATGCGTGTCCGGAGGTACTTGCCGTTGACATCCGTCTCCGGCGTGCGGGAGTCGCTGACGGTTACCACGGCGACGGCCAGGGGTCCGAGCTCGGCCGCCTGGGACTTGTGGGATGAAGTGCTCTTGGACGACATGAGGCCGGATGCTACAGCACGTCTTGCAGCCGCAGTCCCTGTTTCTTCAGGAAGGGCATCAGCCCGATCTTCGTGACCGTCCGCAAGGCGCTGACGGACATTTTGATGCGCACCGTGCGGCCGAGTTCGGGCACGTAGATACGCTTCAACTGGAGATTGGGGTACTGGCGCCGCTTGGTCTTATTGTGGGCGTGGGATATGTTGAAGCCGACCAGGGGCCCTTTTCCGGTCAACTTGCACTTTCTGGACATGAGGTCAGCCTCCAGGAACGACCTTACCGCGTTTCCCGGTACATGACGTGCCGCCGCAGCGTGGGATCGTACTTCTTGAGTTCGACGCGGGCGGTCGTGTTACGCCGGTTCTTCTTCGTGTAGTAGCAGTGCGCGCTTTCCGTGCTCTTGAGTTTCACCAGTTCACGGTTCTTGCTCTTGGCCATGCTGTACTCCTAAGGCGAGCCAATCATTTTCAAAAGCCGGTATGCCGGTATTGCCAACCAAGCGATGAAATCTAATAGGCGCGTCCGTTAAAATCAAGGAAATAAAACAAAACCCGCTGTGTCCGGGTCATCCGCGATGCCCGGAAGCCGTTCCACGCCTCGCCCGCGATGCCGGGCAGCCGGTCTACGCCTCGTCCATGGCGCAGGCTTGCAATTCTTCCAGCGACACGAATTCCAGGGACATGGCGTGGGTGGCGCTTAGCACCACCGGCGGCGCCACGCCCGCGTCATAGGCTTCTTTCCACCGGTTCACGCAGACGCACCAGCGGTCGCCGGGATTCAGGCCCTGGAAGCCGAAGGCGGGCACGGGCGTGCTGAGATCGTTTCCCGCCGCCTTCGAAAAGACCAGGAACTCCTCGGTCATCACCGCGCATACGGAGTGTACGCCCGCGTCGCCCGATCCGGTATTGCACGCGCCGTCGCGATAGAACCCGGTGAGGGGATCCGTCGAACAACCCGTGAGTGGTCCGCCGAGTACGTTCATGAGATGGTCGCGAGTCCTCCCGCGGGAAGAATTGATCAAAGGTCGAACAGGTAGGCCAGCTTGACGATCAGCGTACGATCCAGCGGGTCGCCGAGCAGGGCTTCGGTAGCGTCCCCGTTGTCGCGCCGCTCGTTGTACACCACGTAGATGTTGCTGCCCGGGCTGATGATGTAGTTGAACCGGAAATTCGACACGAACCGGTCCTGGTTCGTATCCCACTGTACCAGCGCGTTGAGGGACACGTCGGGCGAGAAGGAATAGCTGGTCCGGACGCCGAACAGATGGGCGGTGACGTCCCGCTCCCTGTTTCCGTTATCGGTGAGCGTTACGTCGTTCAACTCGTAGCGGGGTCCAATGGTGAATTTCGAACCGGCGCGCAGTCCGCCCTCGAGATTGAGCGAACGGCGGTTCCCGTTGATGTACTGGCCGAGGATGAGTTGGAGTCGGCGAACAGCGGCTTGCTCAGGTTCGTCGTGTAATGCATGCGCGAGGACGCGTCCGTGTAGTTTCCCGCGGGGAGCTTGACGCCCAGAATCGGACGCGTGCTTTCACTGATCCTGCGGTAGGCGCGGTCCAAAGTAATCCCGGCCTGCTCGCCGCCGGTGAAGAACAGTTCCCAGTGGTAGTGCTCCCGCCGGGTCAGCTGCGTGCCGTCGTCGCCGAACGTGGCGGCCAGCACGATATGGGGAAAGTACCGGCGGACGATGCTGTTGGTGGGTTCGGGCGTGAAAAACGCACGGGCCGAAACCTCGTGAAAGCCACCGAAATTACGGGCCAGGCTCCGTCGGCTGAAGAAGCCCATGCCGGGATTGAAGAACTCGGACACCCCCATGTACAGGCCCTCGAACTGCCAGAGCGGACCGTTCCAGCGCGACCACAGCCGTCCCGCGAAGCCCGATTCGCTTTCCTCGCCTGTCTGGTAGGTGGTGCCGGCCAGGAACCCGCTGACGGCCAGCTTGGGACCGATGGCCAGGTTGAAGTCGCCGCCGGCCGCGCGGTTGTAGTCTCCGCCGCCGACCCGCTGGTTGGTGACGATGAATCCCACGTTGGATTTCTCGCCCACGTCCTGGCTGATCCGCGCCACGGCGTAGATGTTGTCCTCGAGCTTGGTTTCGCCGAACCGCTCGTCGCCCGTGCGCATGAGCAGCAGGCCCAGGTTCGTCCGTCCGGCCTTGCCCGTCAGGCGGCCGCCGCCGGTGATCGGCACCTGTCTCAGCGCGCCGGAACCATCGCGCGCCAGGCCGACGTTGCGGCT
This DNA window, taken from Gemmatimonadota bacterium, encodes the following:
- a CDS encoding M28 family peptidase, whose translation is MLTLSFSLAVSLTLSLALSTAFPREAHGQTADEETVTAIFNERLTTGEMYYLLEDLSKNIGPRLSGSEGAERAVAWAKEVMEGYGFDRVYLQEVMVPHWERGEPEQVRIVNVNEGMIELTALAIGGSVPTAPVGLTAPVVVVHSLEEVEELGREAVEGKIVFYNRRFDQTVIATGPGYGGAVDQRTAGPSQAARFGAVGVVIRSAGSDFGDAPHTGGLRYLEDVERIPAAALGYQSADRLERALEEQPEAMLYMRLASKWHPDALSHNVIGEIRGSERPDEIILVGGHLDSWDVSEGAHDDGAGVVHSIGVLRTFQKLGIQPRHTIRAVLFMNEENGLRGGLKYAEVAKETGENHVIALESDAGGFSPRGFGVSADDDVIERFRSWLPLFPQSTISYINKGGGGADIGPLRRETGTPTIGFNPDSQRAFDYHHAPTDVFEAVNRRELELGGASIATLIYLIDKYGLRDDMAQ
- the rpmG gene encoding 50S ribosomal protein L33; the encoded protein is MAKSKNRELVKLKSTESAHCYYTKKNRRNTTARVELKKYDPTLRRHVMYRETR
- the rpmB gene encoding 50S ribosomal protein L28; the encoded protein is MSRKCKLTGKGPLVGFNISHAHNKTKRRQYPNLQLKRIYVPELGRTVRIKMSVSALRTVTKIGLMPFLKKQGLRLQDVL
- a CDS encoding HupE/UreJ family protein, which codes for MSEFQVYLQLGFDHISDLNAYDHIVFIIALCAAYPLNRWRSVLLLVTAFTVGHSVTLALATLRLILVPTDLVETLIPVTILATCLMNVYRPFEGKIGRKTSYGLALFFGLIHGLGFSNYLRALLGMEESIVVPLLSFNIGLELGQLMIVAIFAAVAFVILRILGTPHRQWNLFVSGAAAGVSAMLLIGTN
- a CDS encoding molybdenum cofactor biosynthesis protein MoaB; amino-acid sequence: MSSKSTSSHKSQAAELGPLAVAVVTVSDSRTPETDVNGKYLRTRIEEAGHRVAGYHLIQDEPDQVESALEASTGDDVQIVIFNGGTGISKRDRTFDVLNRRLEKPLTGFGELFRMLSYEQVGAASMLSRATAGVYRNTVVISTPGSPAAVELAWEKLIAPEIAHLGWELTR
- a CDS encoding DUF2237 domain-containing protein, whose product is MNVLGGPLTGCSTDPLTGFYRDGACNTGSGDAGVHSVCAVMTEEFLVFSKAAGNDLSTPVPAFGFQGLNPGDRWCVCVNRWKEAYDAGVAPPVVLSATHAMSLEFVSLEELQACAMDEA